Below is a window of Paraburkholderia azotifigens DNA.
CCCGACTCCGGCACCGGCTGACCGCGCGAGCGGCGGCGCAGACGGTCGGGGTAGAGATCCATCGTGACGGGCATGTTGAAGTTCTTCGTCTGCGGATCGAACTCGACGCCGATGTTGGTCACCTGGCCCAGCACGATGCCGCGGAAGTCGACGGGCGCACCGACGGACAGTCCGCGCAGCGACTGGTTGAAATTCATCACGACGCGCACGGGTTCGCCGTCGGGTTCGCGCATCGCATCGGCTTCGTCCGAACCGAGGCGGAACGTCATGTTGTTCGGCGCCTGCACGCCGACGGCTTGCCCCGGCGGCGACTGGAACGCCAGCCCGCCGACGATCACCGTCGCGAGCGACTGCGTGTTCAGCTTGAAGCCGCTCGAATCGAGCCGCACGTCGACGCCGCTTGCGTGCCACCAGCGCGAATTCGTGCCGACGTACTGATCGAACGGCGCGCTGATGAATACCTGCAGCGTGACGCCCGTGCCGTCCTTGTCGAGCGAGAAGCCCGTCACCTGGCCGACCTGCACGCGCCGGTAGAACACGGGCGAGCCGATGTCGATCGAGCCGAGCGATTCGCCGCGCAGCGTGAATTGCCGGCCTTTCTGGTCGACGGTGACGGCGGGCGGCGATTCGAGGCCGACGAACTGCGTTTGCGTTTCCGTCGAGCGGCCGCCGTCCACGCCGATGTACGCACCCGACAGCAGCGTGCCGAGCCCCGATACACCGCTTGCGCCGATACGCGGACGCACGACCCAGAAGCGGCTGTCCTTCACCGCGAAATCTTCGGCTTCCTTCGTCAGTTGCACTTCGACGTTCACGCGCGAGTGGTTCTTCGCGAGCTTGATCGCCTTCACGAAGCCGATGTCGACGTCCTTGTACTTGACCTTCGTCTTGCCCGGCTCCAGGCCTTCCGCACTGATGAAGCTGATGTTGATGGTCGGCCCTTTCTCGAGCACCGACTTCACGACGAGGCCGACGCCGATCAGCGCCGCGATCAGCGGAATCACCCAGACGAGCGAAGGCAGCCAGCCCCGTTTCGTGACGATCTCGGGTTCCGGCGGCTCGTTGTTCGGCGCGCCGGAAGGCGGCGTCGGCTCTTTGGGGCTATTCATGTTTCGGATCCTGAGGTTTGGCGGCTTGCCCGGCGGCGCCGCCATGGTCTTGGTCCACG
It encodes the following:
- a CDS encoding intermembrane transport protein PqiB, with translation MNSPKEPTPPSGAPNNEPPEPEIVTKRGWLPSLVWVIPLIAALIGVGLVVKSVLEKGPTINISFISAEGLEPGKTKVKYKDVDIGFVKAIKLAKNHSRVNVEVQLTKEAEDFAVKDSRFWVVRPRIGASGVSGLGTLLSGAYIGVDGGRSTETQTQFVGLESPPAVTVDQKGRQFTLRGESLGSIDIGSPVFYRRVQVGQVTGFSLDKDGTGVTLQVFISAPFDQYVGTNSRWWHASGVDVRLDSSGFKLNTQSLATVIVGGLAFQSPPGQAVGVQAPNNMTFRLGSDEADAMREPDGEPVRVVMNFNQSLRGLSVGAPVDFRGIVLGQVTNIGVEFDPQTKNFNMPVTMDLYPDRLRRRSRGQPVPESGTDESHRMLLALVNHGLRGQLRTGNLLTGQLYVAIDLFPKAPKATVDISRDPIELPTIPNSLDELQLQIADIAKKLDQVPFDQIGNNLNTALKNADHLFSQLDKEVLPQARDTLAAAKQTFGSAEATLQQDSPLQSDVHQALQELTRTLQSLNVLSDYLERHPESLLRGKSGDKP